From one Dyella sp. 2HG41-7 genomic stretch:
- a CDS encoding mechanosensitive ion channel domain-containing protein — protein sequence MSAAPPALPAKPTAAPVAPTLRANGLIERSLHQIGVWAGDLGHQLDQARHSFIAIFDLLVKSGGHIANDTDRQLLLQVGTALLGVFITCLLLEWLCHLALKRPLQALIAKANAVEQRDRTRAGTMRTLLRSKAHLAQKAKKSTVAQTKTDAGVRPASGDVALVHVNEQGVDRVEPVRVGAQNSASGAQPESASNDALSSETPTEGDPHARPARHANTLHHLLFAFGAMLLNLIPLCLFIVASGLVLRGLGGDDDRVSTVVGSFIDAYVSTRIIMAIVRLFVSPEGQGLCVLRASERTTKATLTWMRCMVILAAFGMAAGDAIDTFGGGEAGRLAFIKLVSLFVHAAAVALILKLRYPLARAISAAPDAHGIVAASRNWLAKTWAVFAIAFVVGAWVIWALGVEDGFSKLIHFLGVSAAVLIAARLAAILAQGALGRLFHTQNVVQMDEVSDARGRLVQRYYPIIHGLVSFFITILTIVALLQAWGLDAVGWFAHGAVGRSLTSAALTILVATVIAISVWEAASFSIERRIYQWTERGDLMRAARLRTLLPMMRTCLLIAVVLIVGLTALNEIGINTTPLLAGASIIGVALGFGSQKLVQDFITGIFLMMENAMQVGDWVTVAGVSGTVEYLSVRTVRLRGGDGSLYTIPFSSVTTVNNVNRGVGNAAMSVSIAYGEDVERAIDELTAIGKEMRSDTAFQKLILKDLEIWGVDAVDGSKITIAGQMQCTDKGRWGVQREFNRRIEQRFRDVGIELANPRTSYLFTQSNTNPPAKSSAK from the coding sequence ATGTCAGCCGCGCCTCCTGCATTGCCCGCCAAGCCGACCGCAGCGCCCGTAGCGCCAACGTTGCGCGCCAACGGCTTGATCGAACGCAGCCTGCATCAGATCGGCGTATGGGCCGGTGACCTGGGGCATCAACTCGATCAGGCGCGCCATTCGTTTATCGCTATATTCGACTTGCTGGTGAAGTCCGGCGGGCATATCGCCAACGACACGGATCGACAACTGTTGCTGCAAGTGGGCACGGCTTTGCTTGGTGTGTTTATCACCTGCCTTCTGTTGGAGTGGCTATGCCATCTGGCATTGAAGCGTCCGTTGCAGGCATTGATCGCGAAAGCCAACGCGGTCGAGCAGCGCGATCGCACGCGTGCTGGCACGATGCGAACCTTATTGAGATCAAAAGCGCATCTCGCACAGAAGGCGAAGAAGAGCACGGTGGCGCAGACGAAAACCGATGCAGGCGTGCGACCTGCCAGCGGCGACGTCGCGTTGGTTCACGTCAACGAGCAGGGCGTAGATCGCGTCGAGCCTGTACGCGTGGGGGCGCAAAACTCGGCGAGCGGAGCGCAGCCTGAAAGTGCGAGCAACGACGCGCTTTCATCCGAAACGCCGACGGAAGGTGACCCTCACGCACGACCCGCCCGACATGCCAACACGCTGCATCACTTGTTGTTTGCCTTCGGCGCGATGCTGTTGAATCTGATCCCGTTGTGCCTGTTTATCGTGGCGTCGGGACTGGTGCTGCGTGGATTGGGCGGCGATGACGATCGGGTAAGCACGGTTGTAGGAAGCTTTATCGATGCTTATGTAAGCACGCGCATCATCATGGCGATCGTGCGGCTGTTTGTTTCGCCGGAGGGGCAGGGCTTATGCGTTTTGCGCGCTTCCGAACGAACCACGAAAGCCACGCTGACATGGATGCGCTGCATGGTGATTCTGGCGGCATTCGGCATGGCGGCGGGCGACGCCATCGATACATTTGGCGGTGGCGAAGCGGGGCGTCTCGCGTTTATCAAGCTTGTTTCGTTGTTTGTGCACGCCGCCGCCGTCGCGCTGATTCTCAAGCTTCGATATCCGCTTGCGCGCGCGATTTCCGCAGCGCCCGACGCGCACGGCATTGTCGCGGCGTCCCGCAATTGGCTGGCTAAAACCTGGGCGGTTTTCGCCATTGCGTTTGTGGTCGGCGCCTGGGTGATCTGGGCGCTAGGCGTGGAAGATGGTTTCTCGAAGCTCATCCACTTTCTTGGCGTTTCGGCGGCCGTTCTGATTGCCGCGCGTCTTGCCGCCATCCTTGCGCAAGGTGCGCTCGGCAGATTGTTCCACACGCAAAATGTCGTTCAAATGGATGAGGTCAGCGATGCACGCGGTCGTCTCGTCCAGCGGTACTACCCCATTATTCATGGGCTCGTATCGTTCTTTATCACCATCCTCACCATCGTCGCCTTGCTTCAGGCGTGGGGGCTGGATGCCGTCGGTTGGTTCGCACATGGCGCCGTGGGTCGAAGCCTAACGTCTGCTGCGCTCACGATACTGGTAGCAACTGTTATCGCCATCTCAGTATGGGAGGCGGCTAGTTTCAGTATCGAGCGGCGAATTTACCAATGGACCGAGCGTGGCGATCTGATGCGTGCGGCGCGACTGCGCACGTTGTTGCCCATGATGCGTACGTGCCTGTTGATCGCCGTAGTGTTGATCGTTGGACTCACCGCGCTGAACGAGATCGGCATCAACACCACGCCGCTGCTTGCGGGCGCGAGCATTATCGGTGTCGCGCTTGGATTCGGTTCGCAAAAGCTGGTGCAGGACTTTATCACCGGCATTTTCTTGATGATGGAAAACGCCATGCAAGTGGGCGACTGGGTGACGGTCGCGGGCGTTTCCGGAACGGTGGAGTATCTGTCTGTGCGCACGGTGCGGCTGCGCGGCGGGGACGGTTCGCTCTACACCATACCGTTTAGCTCCGTGACAACGGTCAACAACGTCAATCGCGGCGTAGGCAACGCGGCCATGAGCGTGAGCATTGCCTATGGTGAAGACGTGGAGCGTGCGATCGACGAACTCACTGCCATCGGCAAGGAGATGCGCAGCGATACAGCATTCCAAAAGCTGATACTCAAGGATCTGGAAATTTGGGGCGTGGATGCCGTGGACGGTTCGAAGATCACCATCGCAGGCCAAATGCAGTGCACCGATAAAGGTCGCTGGGGCGTGCAACGCGAGTTCAATCGACGCATCGAGCAACGTTTCCGCGACGTCGGCATCGAGCTTGCCAACCCCCGCACCAGTTATTTGTTTACGCAATCCAATACCAATCCACCGGCGAAATCTTCTGCGAAATGA